The Salvelinus sp. IW2-2015 linkage group LG15, ASM291031v2, whole genome shotgun sequence genome includes a region encoding these proteins:
- the LOC111974850 gene encoding RNA-binding protein 33-like produces the protein MTHSHVSLQGGSTVRATQRDSSNDITQVSTPDTLRLLSSLRQTALGLAGLFRGQTGLLVPPDLHSLLPLDLASANPTQPPVTQIQHPVLQPPPPPLFEPLDLLTQPSVTHRVISLSQIQIIHKQPTLTHNPPPVTQRQVLVPHSQSPLTQSVSQSLHNQPSVMHIQRQVTEQPIKPLNHIGSITQSLVSLPQPPDSPSHPSDPFTQRPDSLTQPKEPLTQSLLIQSLHAPDSITQTHRPGTQSNPSDPHIQDPSTITLFSLSQTQTQPSKTQPEPTQTQRTDLLTQPSGSNTHLPDLITIPPTPDPQGPSAPYASTPDHLQQNTSQPANPAHPAKPTRPNDTEPTEWLKRNTSQSPMRTNEDPRVKPPPPWLPVLQKHDIPIVVGVGVSMAFIFITMAFYSLVQKNEPVPTIRTLSSTVPRNLGVPCRHAERLDTGRTYENRAFEDDDLVAVIEQSPNTSDTRARPPAPSPVTVMIDPASDETQPPHTPEHSFIAETYPEPSEDTQQLSGSSPPQVDPFLDEEKECSLSHPSIQLQCVEDWGGGGVEYGQCQGQEILPHPPSLSPSPPPAREESLRSSLTLQTAEPYATPVRHSVSICHGNAPLLLSHCISLGLTTVAVDVHFYPAAPASTTTTTVAAVTQINATAAAAPGPQLSSRLAHSQEYDQSAPSVRQSK, from the exons ATGACCCACTCACATGTCTCCCTACAGGGAGGAAGCACAG TCCGAGCAACTCAAAGAGACTCAAGCAATGACATCACCCAGGTGTCTACTCCTGACACTCTACGACTGCTCTCATCTCTCAGGCAGACAGCTTTAGGACTAGCAGGTCTCTTCAGAGGACAAACAGGACTGCTGGTGCCACCTGACCTTCACTCTCTGCTCCCATTGGACCTGGCCTCGGCCAATCCAACCCAGCCCCCAGTCACACAGATCCAGCATCCAGTGCTAcaacccccacctccacctctattTGAACCCTTAGACCTACTCACCCAGCCTTCAGTAACTCATAGAGTCATCTCACTCTCTCAGATTCAAATAATACATAAGCAGCCAACATTAACACACAACCCACCCCCAGTGACACAACGGCAGGTTTTAGTCCCACATAGCCAATCTCCATTAACACAGTCCGTATCCCAAAGCCTCCACAACCAGCCATCAGTCATGCATATCCAGCGTCAAGTCACTGAGCAACCAATTAAACCCCTAAACCACATTGGCAGTATTACCCAGTCTCTGGTCTCACTCCCGCAGCCTCCAGACTCTCCCAGCCACCCTTCTGATCCCTTTACCCAGCGTCCTGATTCTCTTACCCAGCCCAAAGAACCTTTGACTCAGTCTCTACTCATACAAAGCCTGCATGCTCCCGACTCAATCACTCAAACCCACCGTCCTGGAACTCAAAGTAATCCTTCAGACCCACATATCCAGGATCCTAGCACCATCACCCTGTTTTCACTCTCACAAACCCAGACTCAACCATCCAAAACTCAGCCTGAACCTACACAAACCCAGCGTACAGATCTCCTCACCCAGCCTTCAGGCTCAAACACCCATCTTCCTGACCTGATCACCATACCCCCCACCCCTGACCCCCAGGGCCCTAGTGCCCCCTATGCCTCCACCCCAGACCACCTGCAGCAGAACACGAGCCAGCCTGCTAACCCAGCTCATCCAGCCAAACCAACCAGGCCCAATGACACAGAGCCCACAGAGTGGCTGAAGAGGAACACCTCTCAGTCCCCCATGAGGACCAACGAGGACCCCAG agTAAAGCCTCCTCCTCCGTGGCTTCCAGTACTGCAGAAACATGACATCCCCATCGTGGTGGGAGTGGGCGTGTCTATGGCCTTCATCTTCATCACCATGGCCTTCTACTCCCTGGTCCAGAAGAACGAGCCTGTCCCCACTATTAGAA CCTTGTCTTCCACAGTTCCCAGGAACCTGGGCGTCCCATGCAGACATGCTGAACGTCTGGACACTGGGAGGACCTATGAGAACAG GGCGTTTGAGGATGATGATTTGGTGGCTGTGATTGAACAAAGCCCCAACACATCAGATACACGTGCCAGGCCTCCTGCCCCCAGCCCAGTCACTGTGATGATAGACCCTGCCTCTGATGAGACACAGCCCCCGCACACTCCAGAACACTCGTTCATAGCAGAGACCTACCCTGAGCCCAGCGAAGACacacag CAGCTGTCTGGATCCTCTCCACCTCAGGTTGACCCCTTCCTGGATGAAGAGAAGGAATGCAGCCTGTCTCACCCCAGCATCCAGCTGCAGTGTGTGGAGGACTGGGGGGGCGGAGGAGTAGAATACGGACAATGCCAGGGCCAAGAAATCTTaccccatcccccctctctctctccttccccccctcctGCGCGTGAGGAAAGCCTGCGCTCCTCCCTGACCCTCCAGACCGCTGAGCCCTATGCCACGCCGGTCCGCCACAGCGTCAGCATCTGCCACGGTAatgcccccctcctcctctcccactgcaTCTCCCTGGGGCTTACCACCGTCGCCGTTGATGTCCACTTCTACCCAGCAGCCCCTGCTTCCACCACCACCACGACTGTGGCAGCCGTCACCCAGATCAATGCTACTGCCGCTGCTGCTCCAGGGCCCCAGCTCAGCTCCCGATTGGCCCATAGTCAGGAGTATGACCAATCGGCTCCTAGCGTGCGCCAGAGTAAGTAA